The genomic DNA AAGATCTCTTGATGACCAAGAACCCAAATATCTTAATTCACCAGAATCAGAGATATTTGAAAAGGGAAAAATGTTGTTTGCATTTGAAAAAGCTTCAAGCAATATTAGAAAAAATGATAAAGCTATTATTGTTGAAGGCTACTTTGATGTTATTTCTCTTCACTCAAAGGGTATTTCTAATTCTGTGGCTTCTCTCGGTACCGCATTAAATAAGTATCAAATTTCTCAACTATGTAGATGCACAGATAATAAAAATATAATTTTGAATTTTGATTCTGATAGTGCAGGAATTTCAGCTACAAAAAGAGTAATAAAAGAAGTCGAAAGCTTATCTCTCCATGATCAAATTAATCTAAAGATACTTCAACTAAGTCATTTTAAAGATCCTGATGAATATTTGAATAGTCATACCCCTGAAGATTATTTCAATTTAATTGATAATTCATCCTTTTGGATTGATTGGGAGATTGATCAGATTTTTAAAGATAAGGATTTAACTAAATCTGAAGTTTTCCAGAGTGTTATATTTTCATTGGTAAAATTGTTGAGTAAATTACCTCAATCATCAACTAGAACTCATTATTTACAAAAAGTTTCCGAACAATTAAGTAAGGGACAAGCTAGGCTAGCAATACAGTTTGAACAGGATTTAAGAAATCAAGTTAAGGGATTTCGTTGGCATGGTAGATCAAAAAAATTTGAACAACCAAATGAAATCTCTCGAAGAGAAAAAAATGAATCGGAAATAATTTTTTATTATTTACACTGTCCTGATCTCAGGCTATTTATTCGTGATGAATTTCTCAAAAGAGAAATTAATGGTTTTAATACTTCTTATATTCAAAGTTTATGGGAAGCTATTTCAAAAATTGAACAAAATATTTTAGGTTTAAACTACTTAAATGATTTAAAACAAACAAATAGTCAAATTCTTCAAAAAGATTTTTCTTCTGTTAATTTAATTTCACTTCTGCCTGACTACGTAGTTCTTAATTCTCCTGAATCATCAAATAAAATTAATATTTTTATTAATCCAAATGAATTGTTCTTAACATTGCTGAGTAATCCTAAAGACAATTTACTTGGAACATTATCACTTCTTGAGAAATATAATTCTCTAAAAAGATGTAGACACTTGATCGAATCTTGGGGATCTCAAAGATTAAAAACTTTAGAAAATTGTATATCTATTCTAATCGATAGTCCTTCTTCAGGCTCATCAAATACAAATAAAGAGATAGATGATCTTTTTAAGGATTTAAACTCAGATGCTATTAAATTTCAGGAATTATATTACTTAGAGAGAGAACATATAAACTTTTTAGATAAGCAACGTTGTGGCAATTTCGCCGCTAGTTAATATGTTTTCTTTAAATTTATAGGCAGTATTTTTTAATCATTCTTTTTACCTTTTTGGGTTTGTCTTCAAGAACATAAGCTTCTACTTCTTTTGCATAATTCCCAGAAAAATTTGAAGTAGAAAACTCTAATGCTTTTCTCTTACTTTGATGCAATTTACTTTCTAATTTTTTTATATCCCCTATTGTTTTATTGTTGTTACATCTTTGTATCACATGAGTTACTTCATGTCTTAATGCTTTTCTTATTGCCCTTTCTGTTTTGAAGTTATCTTTGCTTAGTAGTTGTTTTTTATTTCTATAACTCGTTTTCCTTTTTGCATTTTCAGTACATATTATTATTTTTTTTTCTTCAAAATTATGTAGTCCTTTTATTTCTTTGTTTAAGAGACATTCAATTTTATTTTCTTCAACTACGTAGTTTGCTTTTACTACTAAGTCAAGAATCTCTTTATCTAATTTGCTCAAAAATATTATAAATTCCATTTTATTTTGTTTATTTCACTATAGTTGGTATCTGTTCTATATCAGTTGTAGATGAGCGACTTAAGAAATTCTTATTCATCATCCAACTTTGTGGATTTTTTGTAATGGCCCATGTAATTGCATTGTTCTTAAATCTTTTATTTAATAAATCAATTGTTCTCATAAGATTTTTTGATTTTTTTAGGTCTTTATGAGATTTGTAATTGATAACTGATTGCTGTAAATATTCGCTATTTGTTAAATCCTGCATTAAAACTCCAGCTTTTGAGAATTTATATTCGGGATTATAAATTTCTTTAGATAATTCAACTACTATTTTTAAAATATTGTTTGTGTCATCTGTTGCATTTATAAGTTTTCTATGAGCACTTCTTTGATAATTTTGACTTGAATATTTACTGGTTCTAGCAAATACTCTAATATTAGATGATTGCAAATTCTGACTTCTCATTTTTTCAGACGCTTTTATTGCGTGAGTTGCCAGTGCTTGAGTTAAGTCTTCTAATTTTGTGATAGGCGTGCCGAAACTCCTGCTCATCTGAATTTCTTTTTTTGATTTCTTGTTTTTTTCTATAGGCAGGCATCTATGGCCTTTCAGTTCTAATTGCAGTCTTTTCCCTACGATGCCTAATTTCTTAGTGATTTCATTTTCTTCCATATCTCTTAATTCTCTCGCATTTTTAATACCTTTACTTTGTAACCAATTAGAGGTTTGTTTCCCGACTCCCCATATCTTATCTATACTAATTCTTTTCAAATAATTATTCTCATTTTCGGTTCTAGTTAAATCAAATATTCCAGCTGAATAATCAATATTTTTAGCTAGTTTATTAGCAATTTTTGCTCTTACTTTATTTTCTCCTATTCCTACTGTTATGGTAATCCCTAGATTCTGATATATTAATGATCTTATGCTTCTTGCCCAAGGATATAGATTTTCGTCATTAGGTCTAGAAATAGAGATAAATGCTTCGTCAATAGAATAAATTTCTATCTGTTCACAGTAGTTTTTCAGTAAATTCATTAGTCTTCTGCTCATATCACCATAAAGCGAGTAGTTTGAGCTTAAGACCGCTACATCTAATTTATTTAATCTTTCTTTGACCTTAAAATACGGAGTTCCCATTTTAATTTTTAAAGCTCGCGCTTCAGGACTTCTCGCAATGATACATCCGTCATTATTAGATAAAATTACTACTGGTTTATTTCTCAAATGAGGGTTAATATTTTGCTCACATGACGCGTAAAAATTATTAGCATCTATAAGAGCTATTGCATCAATATTTGAAGTTCTCATAAATAGCTATGTATTGAATAAATAACAACTCCCCATATCTGTACATCAATATGGTTTTTAAATCTAAAATCAGGATAATTATGATTTTCTGCTTTTAAATATAATTCATTATTTTTTATAGATAATCTTTTTATTGTAAATTCTCCGTCTATCATTGCAATGATGATATTCCCTGGCCTGGCTGTTAAGCTCTTGTCTACTATTATTAAATCTTTATCTTTAATTCCTGCATTTATCATTGAGTCACCTTTAACTCTAAGAAAAAAAGTGCTAAACGGATTAGATATTAAATGTTCGTTTAAATCAATATTTTCTTCTGTATAGTCATCTGCAGGAGAAGGAAACCCTGCTGATACGGAATCAGTTAATAAGGGGATTTTAAATTTTTTAGTAGTCGAATCTAAATAATCCAAGATTTAAGCTAATAGTATATATGTACTATATAGCAAAAAATCAAAAAATAGTTAGTTATTAAACTTTTATAGATTAATTTTAGATTGAATCTAATCTTTTTAAGAACGATGGTAAGGGGAGTTGTTAGATATAGAAATAGCTCTATAGATTTGCTCGATTAGGATTAATCTAGCTAATTCATGAGGAAAAGTTAAAGGAGACAAGCTTAATACAAGATCTGATTTTTCTTTTATATCTGAACTAACTCCATCAGTATCACCGATTAAGAAATTAATTTTTTTATTTTTAAAATTCAAGAGTAAGGAACATAGTTCAACTGAATTAAACTGTTTCCCTTCTTCACTAAGGGAGATAATAATATTGTTATTGGATCTAAGATTATTTAAATTAAAAGTTTTTAACTCATTAATGATAAGTTCAGGCATTCTTTTTTTGTATTGATTAATTCCATCTCTAATCCAAAGTTTCTTTATTTTTCCGATAGCGTAAATTGCCAATCTATTACTCTGAAGCATAAGTAAATATTAAAACTAGTTATTCATCAAGAAGATAATTAAATTCATCATATAGTTCCTCTTCGGTTGTTAATTTCTTGGAAAAATTATCTTTTTTAGAATTCATATTAATTTGATTAATCTCACTTTTTCTTAGTGAATTATTAACGTTAGAGGTCTCTTCTAAAGATTCTGAATTATCAATTAACGAATAAAAAATTTTATTGGGATCTTCTGAATTAAGTGGATTAGTGATTAAATTATCATTATTAATAATATTTGCAAAATTATTTATATTTTTACTTTCGTTATTTAAATTTTTATTTTTTTTAAATTTATTGAGTTTATCTAAATCTTTTTTTGATAAGCTCATGATATAAAGTATTAAATAAATTCATATTTAATTTAAACATATTATTTATCTTTTAGATGAATTCTAAAAACTATCATCAAAAAAAAAGATTTGGACAACACTGGTTGGTAAATAAAAAAATATTAGAAAAAATTAAAGAAATTGCAGTTCTTAATGAAAATGACTTTATTTTAGAAATTGGTCCTGGTAAAGGAGCTTTAACATCTAAGTTATTAGATTCAGAAATTAAAAAATTACATGCAATTGAATTAGATAAAGATTTAATAAATTTATTAAATGATAAATTCAATAATAATGATAAGTTTTCACTTCAGCAGGGAGATATTCTTTCTGTAAATTTAGATTCAGTTAATAAGAAGATTACAAAAGTGATTGCAAATATTCCTTACAATATAACTGGCCCAATATTGGATATTTTCATAGGTAGATTGGGCATTATAAGAAACTATAGTTACGAAAAAATAATATTTTTAATGCAGAAAGACGTTGTAGATAGGATTTTGTCAAAAGAAGGTAGTTCCAATGCTGGTGCGCTTAGTATAAGAATGCAACTTTTATCAAAAATAAAAAAAATATGTGATGTACCCCCTTCATCATTTAGTCCGCCTCCAAAAGTTTATTCTTCTTTAGTAGTTTTCGAACCAATTAAAAATGATTTAAGATTAGATATTAGTCTAGAAAAATATATAGATAAACTTCTTCGAATTTCATTTAATTCAAGAAGAAAAATGCTTAGAAATACTCTTAATTCAATACTTTCAAATGAAGAGATAAATGAATTATCTGAATCTTCAAAAGTTTGTTTTAATTTAAGACCACAAGATATTTCAATTGACCAATGGATTAAGCTTGCAGAAAATTGTATTAAAATTAAAAAATAAAAATTTAAGTATATGCAAGATTTAGCTAAAACGAAAATTAATATAAAATCTCCTGCCAAAATAAATTTGCACCTTGAAGTTATTGGTAAAAGAGAGGATGGATTTCATGAGTTAGCAATGATTATGCAAAATATCGATCTTGCTGATTATTTAGAATTTGAAATTAATAATGAAGGTTTAATTAAACTTGATTCTGATTGTAATGATTTAAGCTTATCTGATGATAACTTAATTATTAAATCGGCAAATCTATTAAGGAAAAAATCAAATATAGATTACGGTGCGAATATATTTTTAAGAAAAAATATTCCAATTGGCGCAGGATTAGCTGGTGGATCCAGTAATGCAGCAGCAACATTAATTGGTCTTAATAAGTTATGGGATTTGAACTTAGATCAAGAAACATTATGTTCATTAGCATCAACTTTGGGATCAGATATTCCCTTTTTTATAAATGGTGGTATTCAATTATGTTTTGGAAGAGGAGAAATTTTGGAGAAATTAGATTCAAACTTTGAATATGGAGTAATTCTTTTAAAAAATCCAAATGTATCAGTATCTACAGCTGAAACTTATAAAAAATATAGTAATAGATATTGTGATCAATATCTTACTGATAGAGAAATGATTGAGAAAATAAGAAAAAATTTAAGAGATAATGGTTTAAATAACTTAAATTTTGATAATCAACATTTATCTATTAAAAATGATTTGCAGTTAGTTGTT from Prochlorococcus marinus XMU1402 includes the following:
- the ispE gene encoding 4-(cytidine 5'-diphospho)-2-C-methyl-D-erythritol kinase, producing the protein MQDLAKTKINIKSPAKINLHLEVIGKREDGFHELAMIMQNIDLADYLEFEINNEGLIKLDSDCNDLSLSDDNLIIKSANLLRKKSNIDYGANIFLRKNIPIGAGLAGGSSNAAATLIGLNKLWDLNLDQETLCSLASTLGSDIPFFINGGIQLCFGRGEILEKLDSNFEYGVILLKNPNVSVSTAETYKKYSNRYCDQYLTDREMIEKIRKNLRDNGLNNLNFDNQHLSIKNDLQLVVENGNDSVKQALYLLSKLETCLTFSMSGSGPTCFALFKDIETAKKALTANYKLFRNKGYDSWVCTFLEKGITFI
- a CDS encoding 23S rRNA (pseudouridine(1915)-N(3))-methyltransferase RlmH, whose protein sequence is MLQSNRLAIYAIGKIKKLWIRDGINQYKKRMPELIINELKTFNLNNLRSNNNIIISLSEEGKQFNSVELCSLLLNFKNKKINFLIGDTDGVSSDIKEKSDLVLSLSPLTFPHELARLILIEQIYRAISISNNSPYHRS
- the rsmA gene encoding 16S rRNA (adenine(1518)-N(6)/adenine(1519)-N(6))-dimethyltransferase RsmA, whose amino-acid sequence is MNSKNYHQKKRFGQHWLVNKKILEKIKEIAVLNENDFILEIGPGKGALTSKLLDSEIKKLHAIELDKDLINLLNDKFNNNDKFSLQQGDILSVNLDSVNKKITKVIANIPYNITGPILDIFIGRLGIIRNYSYEKIIFLMQKDVVDRILSKEGSSNAGALSIRMQLLSKIKKICDVPPSSFSPPPKVYSSLVVFEPIKNDLRLDISLEKYIDKLLRISFNSRRKMLRNTLNSILSNEEINELSESSKVCFNLRPQDISIDQWIKLAENCIKIKK
- a CDS encoding LexA family protein, producing MDYLDSTTKKFKIPLLTDSVSAGFPSPADDYTEENIDLNEHLISNPFSTFFLRVKGDSMINAGIKDKDLIIVDKSLTARPGNIIIAMIDGEFTIKRLSIKNNELYLKAENHNYPDFRFKNHIDVQIWGVVIYSIHSYL
- a CDS encoding Y-family DNA polymerase gives rise to the protein MRTSNIDAIALIDANNFYASCEQNINPHLRNKPVVILSNNDGCIIARSPEARALKIKMGTPYFKVKERLNKLDVAVLSSNYSLYGDMSRRLMNLLKNYCEQIEIYSIDEAFISISRPNDENLYPWARSIRSLIYQNLGITITVGIGENKVRAKIANKLAKNIDYSAGIFDLTRTENENNYLKRISIDKIWGVGKQTSNWLQSKGIKNARELRDMEENEITKKLGIVGKRLQLELKGHRCLPIEKNKKSKKEIQMSRSFGTPITKLEDLTQALATHAIKASEKMRSQNLQSSNIRVFARTSKYSSQNYQRSAHRKLINATDDTNNILKIVVELSKEIYNPEYKFSKAGVLMQDLTNSEYLQQSVINYKSHKDLKKSKNLMRTIDLLNKRFKNNAITWAITKNPQSWMMNKNFLSRSSTTDIEQIPTIVK
- the dnaG gene encoding DNA primase, which encodes MVHSIHPRTIQEVKEKADIVDVISEHIVLKKKGKEFVGICPFHDDTKPSMTVSPTKQFYYCFSCGAGGNSIKFLMEFTRANFSDVVLSLAKKNNINVENLEGPQVEAYKKQLSRKEELYKILRVTKNWFKSQLNNSSGFEAMKYLTSKRNFSDKIIDDFELGFAPNSWNNLFDYLSKVEKFPINLILASGLAISKDKSDKIYDRFRNRLIVPIHDMQGRVVAFGGRSLDDQEPKYLNSPESEIFEKGKMLFAFEKASSNIRKNDKAIIVEGYFDVISLHSKGISNSVASLGTALNKYQISQLCRCTDNKNIILNFDSDSAGISATKRVIKEVESLSLHDQINLKILQLSHFKDPDEYLNSHTPEDYFNLIDNSSFWIDWEIDQIFKDKDLTKSEVFQSVIFSLVKLLSKLPQSSTRTHYLQKVSEQLSKGQARLAIQFEQDLRNQVKGFRWHGRSKKFEQPNEISRREKNESEIIFYYLHCPDLRLFIRDEFLKREINGFNTSYIQSLWEAISKIEQNILGLNYLNDLKQTNSQILQKDFSSVNLISLLPDYVVLNSPESSNKINIFINPNELFLTLLSNPKDNLLGTLSLLEKYNSLKRCRHLIESWGSQRLKTLENCISILIDSPSSGSSNTNKEIDDLFKDLNSDAIKFQELYYLEREHINFLDKQRCGNFAAS
- a CDS encoding serine hydroxymethyltransferase — translated: MEFIIFLSKLDKEILDLVVKANYVVEENKIECLLNKEIKGLHNFEEKKIIICTENAKRKTSYRNKKQLLSKDNFKTERAIRKALRHEVTHVIQRCNNNKTIGDIKKLESKLHQSKRKALEFSTSNFSGNYAKEVEAYVLEDKPKKVKRMIKKYCL